The Halorussus gelatinilyticus genome contains the following window.
TGGGAAGTACGTCCGCAAGGATGAAACTTAAAGGAATTGGCGGGGGAGCACTACAACCGGAGGAGCCTGCGGTTTAATTGGACTCAACGCCGGACATCTCACCAGCTCCGACTGCAGTAACGACGGTCAGTATGATGAGCTTACCCGAGCTGCAGAGAGGAGGTGCATGGCCGCCGTCAGCTCGTACCGTGAGGCATCCTGTTAAGTCAGGCAACGAGCGAGACCCGCATCTCTAATTGCCAGCAATACCCTCGAGGTAGTTGGGTACATTAGGGAGACCGCCACGGCTAACGTGGAGGAAGGAACGGGCAACGGTAGGTCAGCATGCCCCGAATGAGCTGGGCTACACGCGGGCTACAATGGCCGAGACAACGGGTACCAACCCCGAAAGAGGACGGCAATCTCTCAAACTCGGTCGTAGTTCGGATTGAGGGCTGAAATTCGCCCTCATGAAGCTGGATTCGGTAGTAATCGCGCTTCAGAAGAGCGCGGTGAATACGTCCCTGCTCCTTGCACACACCGCCCGTCAAAGCACCCGAGTGAGGTCCGGATGAGGCCATCCACGATGGTCGAATCTGGGCTTCGCAAGGGGGCTTAAGTCGTAACAAGGTAGCCGTAGGGGAATCTGCGGCTGGATCACCTCCTAACGCACGGGACCCACCCGCCGCGGTGGGCCCACACCCGTCTATCCACACCCGGATAGACACATACGCGAGGGTTCCTCGACGACCTCGACCATTTCGATGGTCGGGCACCTTTGAACTGCCAGGGCTGACGTTCATCCCCTCCTCAGACGAGGAGGTGGGCCCATAGCTCAGTGGTAGAGTGCCTCCTTTGCAAGGAGGATGCCCTGGGTTCAAATCCCAGTGGGTCCATGTCGTGGTGCGAATCGAACCGTGTCCCTTAAGTGGGAGACGGAACAACGATTCAATCCACACTAACCGATGCACTACACCGTGAAAGCGCGTGTAGGAAGGGTTCGACGCACGCTCCTATACCACCTATAGGACGTGACGATGACGACCGTATGTACGTGCAATCCAGGCGTCCACTGGATCCGATTGCGATGCAGTCAACTCCGGGTCACAGTGCGACCAACAACGATTACCAACAGCGTGGCTACTGTGCCAGCTGGTGGATGGCTCGGCTCGAGCGCCGACGACGGACGTGCCAAGCTGCGATAAGCCCGAGGAAGCCGCACGGAGGCGAAGAACTCGGGATCTCCGAATGGGAATCCCCACAGCAATTGCCTTGCGCAATAGGGAACGTCGAGAATTGAAACATCTTAGTATCGACAGGAAAAGAAATCGCAAGAGATGTCGTAAGTAACTGCGAGTGAAACCGACACAGTCCAAACCGAAGCCCTCACGGGCAATGTGGTGTCCGGACTGACACTCAGCACCCGACCACTCAAATGAAGTCTTCTGGAACGGAGCGCGATACAGGGTGAAAGCCCCGTAATTTGAGTCACTACGGTGTGCGTCAGCTCCAGAGTAACAGGGATTGGAAATTCCTTGTGAATATCGCGGGCATCGACCGCGAAGACTAAACACGACTCGAGACCGATAGCGAACAAGTAGCGTGAGCGAACACTGAAAAGCACCCCACAACGGGAGGTGCAATAGAGCCTGAAATCAGTTGGCGATCGAGCGATGAGGCTCGAAAGGCCCTGCAACAAACGACACGAGTGCAAACTCGCAGTAGGACTTGCAGGGAGCCGGTGTCTCATCGTACGTTTTGAAAAACGAACCAAGGAGTGTGTCTGATTGACGAGTCTAACCGGTTCATCCGGGAAGGCATAGGGAAACCAACATGGCCGCAGCACTATGTGCGAGGGCCGCCGTCTTCAAGGGCGGGGAGTCAACCGGACACGACCCGAAACCAGATGATCTACGCGTGGGCAAGGTGAAGCGTGCCGAAAGGCACGTGGAGGCCTGTTAGGGATGGTGTCCTACAATACCCTCCCGTGACCTACGTGTAGGGGTGAAAGGCCCATCGAATCTGGCAACAGCTGGTTCCAACCGAAACATGTCGAAGCATGACCTCTGCCGAGGTAGTTCGTGAGGTAGAGCGACCGATTAGGGGAACCAACTCCGAGAGGAGTTGGTCCCCTTGTCAAACTCCAAACTTACGAACGCCGTCGACGCAGGGAATCCGGTGTGCGGGGTAAGCCTGTGCACCAGGAGGGGAACAACCCAGAGTCGGGTTAAGGTCCCAAAGTGTAGACTAAGTGCAATCTGAAGGTGGTCTCAAGCCCTAGACAGCCGGGAGGTGAGCTTAGAAGCAGCTACCCTCTAAGAAAAGCGTAACAGCTTACCGGCCGAGGTTTGAGGCGCCCAAAATGATCGGGGCTCAAGTCTACCACCGAGACCTGACCACACCACTAACATGGTGACTGAGTAGGTTGGCATTCTGTTTGGATGGAAGCTCGGGCGAGAGCTCGCGTGGACCGAACAGGAACGAAAATCTTGGTCATAGTAGCAGCGTTAGTCGGGTTAGAACCCCGACGGCCTTACGAGCAAGGGTTCCTCGGCAATGCTGATCAGCCGAGGGTTAGCCGGTCCTAAGTCTCACCGCAACTCGAATGAGACAACAGGGAAACAGGTTAATACTCCTGTGCCATTATGCAGTGAAACCAACGCCTTGGGAACCGTCAAGCCGGGCTTTCGCCCGGTCGAATCCGGGAACTTCGTGGAAGCCGTAACGGCACGAAGCGAACGAAGCCGGAAACAGCGAAAGTTGCTACCTAGGGCCCGTGAAAAGGGAGCATAGCGTCCGTACCGAGATCCGACACAGGTGCTCTGGCGGCGAAAGCCAAGGCCTGTCGGGAGCAACCGACGTTAGGGAATTCGGCAAGTTAGTCCCGTAAGTTCGCGATAAGGGATGCCTGCTCCGGATAGGAGCAGGTCGCAGTGACTCGGACGCTCCGACTGTCTAGTAACAACATAGGTGACCGCAAATCCGCAAGGACTCGTACGGTCACTGAATCCTGCCCAGTGCAGGTATCTGAACACCCGGTACAACGGGGCGAAGGACCTGTTAACGGCGGGGGTAACTATGACCCTCTTAAGGTAGCGTAGTACCTTGCCGCTTCAGTAGCGGCTTGCATGAATGGATCAACGAGAGCGTCACTGTCCCAACGTTGGGCCCGGTGAACTGTACGTTCCAGTGCGGAGTCTGGAGACCCCCAAGGGGAAGCGAAGACCCTATAGAGCTTTACTGCAGGCTGTCGCTGGGACACGGTCGCTGATGTGCAGCATAGGTAGGAGCCATTACACAGGTACCCGCGCTAGCGGGCCACCGAGGCAGCATTGAAATACTACCCGTCAGTGACTGTGACCCTCACTCCGGGAGGAAGACACCGGTAGCCGGGCAGTTTGACTGGGGCGGTACACGCTCGAAAAGATATCGAGCGTGCCCCAAGATTTCCTCATCCGCGTCAGAAACGCGGAACAGAGCGCAAGAGCAAAAGGAAGTCTGACAGTGTCCTCCACAACGAGGGACGCTGACGCGAAAGCGTGGTCTAGCGAACCTATCAGCCTGCTTGATGCGGGCGATAGATGACAGAAAAGCTACCTTAGGGATAACAGAGTCGTCACTCGCAAGAGCACATATCGACCGAGTGGCTTGCTACCTCGATGTCGGTTCCCTCCATCCTGCCCGTGCAGAAGCGGGCAAGGGTGAGGTTGTTCGCCTATTAAAGGAGGTCGTGAGCTGGGTTTAGACCGTCGTGAGACAGGTCGGCTGCTATCTATTGGGGGTGTTACGGTATCTGACGGGAACAATCGTATAGTACGAGAGGAACTACGATTGGATGCCACTGGTGTACCGGTCGTCCGAAAGGGCGCGTGCCGGGCAGCCACGCATCACGGGGTAAGAGCTGAACGCATCTAAGCTCGAAACCCACCTGGAAAAGAGATACCACCGAGACCACTCGTAGAAGACGAGTTCAATAGGCTCGGGATGTACGCGCCGAGGCAACGAGGCGTTCAGTCCGCGAGTACTAACAGGTCGAGCCACACACTCATCACATTGCCGCACTGCACCCGAAAGTGATTGCATCACAATCGGGTCCAGGCGTAAACTGGATTGCACACACTACATACGGTCAATCGTCGAACCACCGACACTGGCGTAGTAATCGCGGTTCGATTCCGCGAGTCGGCGTTAAGGCGGCCACAGCGGCGGGGCGACACCCGTACCCATCCCGAACACGGAAGTTAAGCCCGCCTGCGTTGTGGGGAGTACTGGAGTGCGCGAGCCTCTGGGAAATCCACTTCGCCGCCTCCCACTCATACACAAACCCCCGACTGCAGCATGATGCTGCGGCCGGGGGTTTCCTCATTTCGAACGCACACTCTACGATTCCCGGCAAGCCACGGCACCCGGCGACACGCCCGGCTCCCAGCCACTATCGCTGCGGACCGCTATATTTAAGCGCGCCGAGCGAATATCAGAAGATAGCGCCAAGGTGGCAGAGTCCGGCCGAACGCAGCGGCCTGCAGAGCCGCCCATCGCCGGTTCAAATCCGGCCCTTGGCTTCCATCGTTCTACGCCTCGGGTGCCCTCGCGCGGCTTCGCCGCGCTTCGGCACCTCTCGGCGGTAATCCGTATCGAAGAGACGAACAGTCACTCAGCGAGGCCGCTCCGCGGCCTCGCTTCGTTCGCGTTCTGAACGCCGTAACCGCCTACTGCACAGCGTCAGCGCCGCCCATTAGTCGCGTCGTTCGTCGAGCACGGGAATTTCCGCGATTCGTTCCGCGGAAAGGTCGTCCCGGAACACGCCGCTCGGCCGCTCGAACTCGGTGTCGGTCCGAAACGTCTCCGTCGGCGTCACCACGAGGTCCATCGGTACGTCGTGGGCTTCGACCGTCACCTCGTCCGCGACGACCTGCGAGTCGTGGACCGTGGTCGCGATCGGCGTCTCCGCCCCGACCAGGTCCAACTCCCGCAGGACCGCGTATTCGAGGTCGCTGTACCCTTCGCCCTTCCCGACCCGCGCGCCCGCCGCGGTGACCGCGACGCTCCCCGACACCACGAGATCGATGGCGGCCACCTCCTCGGGCGCGACCTGCTGTGCGTAGGACTCGACGTGCGAGATGGTCGGGGCGCTGTCGTACTCGTCGGGTGGAATCGCCGCGGGATCGAGTTCGTAGAACGGCTTCTCGTCGCGGAGTCGCGGCACGGCCATGTAGACGGTCTTGCCCTCCCGGAGCGCGCGCCGCCGGACGGGAAGTTGCGGCGCGTCGGGGTTGGCCTTGATTGCGTCTGCGGCTTCCCACTCGTCGGTTTCGGCGAGTCGGTCGGCGGCGTCGTCGCCCCCGGCGAAGTTCGGGATGCGGTCGTGGGGCGGAAAGGGGAACCGAGCGATGCCCTCGGCTTCGAGGTGGTCCCAGATTCGCTCGCGCAGGTCCTGTTTGTCCATACCGGAAGGCGGACCCCGGCGAACGAAAAACCACCTACTGTACTTCCGAACTCGACGCCCGATTCAGCATGTACACGGCGAACGCGCCCAGAACCAAATCGAGACCGACCAGCACGCCCACGTTCGGAAGAATAGTCTGCCAGACCCACCCGTCGATGACCAACGTACGGGCGGCGTTCACGCCGTAGGTCACGGGGTTGAAGTCGCTAATTATCTGAATCCAGTCGGGCAGGAGTTCGACCGGGAGGAACGCCGAGGAGACGAACAACAGCGGGAACTGGAGGATGTTCGCGCCGATGATGGTCGATTCCTGGTCGCGGGTCACCAGCGCGACGACGTTCGAGAACGCGGTGAACCACCCGGCGAACACGATGCCGACGACGACGATGGCGAGCGCGCCGCCGATGCCGGTAACGACGTTCGCGCCGAGCAGGACCCCGAGTCCGAGGATGATGAGAATTTGGACCGTGATGCGGAGCATCTCCGCCAAGGTCTTCCCGAGGAACACCGCGGCGCGGTTCATCGGACTCACCAGCACTTTCTCGAACATCCCCTCCTCGATGTCGTTGACCAGTCCGATGCCAGACGTCGCCGCCGCGACCAGCGACACCTGTATCACGATGGCCGGGAGCAGGAAGCTCTCGTAGGTGATGGTCGCCCCGCCGCGACTGATGGCTCCGGTGGCGACCCGCCCGAAGACCTGCGTGAAGAGGACGAGGAAGACCACCGGCTGAATCAGCGAGGCAGTCAGCACGAAGGGGTTGCGAACCGCCTTCAGGTTCCAACGCTTGAAGTTGACCCACACGTCGGTCCCGAACCCGCGTTCGCCGCCGCCGGTCTCGCCCGGCGCGATGGTCGGTCCCGCGGTCCCCTCGTCGGTCTCGGTACTCATCGCACCACCTCCGCGTCAACCGCGGCGTCGTCGGCCGACTCCGCTAACTCCTCGCCCGTGATGGCGAGGAATACGTCGTCGAGCGTCGGCGCGCGCACGTTGAACCCGGTGACGGTCAGCCCCTCGTCGCGGAGCGCCACGAGTAGGTCGGTGCCGTAGGTCCGGGCGTTGCGCGCGGTGACGGTCAGCCCCTCCTCGGTGACTTCGACGCTGGCCTCGTCGAAGACGCCCGACGACCGAGCGACGGCGGCCGCGCGTTCGCGCGCGGCCTCGCCGCCGTCGATTTCGATGTCGAGGAGTTCGCCGCCGACCTGTCGCTTCAACTCGGCGGGCGACCCCGTGGCGACGATTTCGCCGTCGAGGATGACCGCGATGCGGTCGCAGAGCTGGTCGGCTTCCTCCAGATACTGCGTCGTGAGGAAGATGGTCGTGCCCTGCTCGTTGATGCGCCGGAAGTACTCCCAGAGCCGATTTCTGGCCTTGGGGTCGAGTCCGGTGGTCGGTTCGTCCAGAAACACCAGCGGTGGCCGGTGGACCAGCGCGGTCGCGGCGTCGAGCCGTTTCTTCATCCCGCCCGAGAAGTCGTCGGCGCGCTTGTCGGCCACGTCCGCGAGGTCGGCGAGTTCGAGCAGTTCCTCGATGCGCTCGGCGCGCTCGCTCCGGGGGACACCGTAGGCCTCGCACGCGAACCGGACGTTCTCGCGGGCGGTGAGTTCCGTGTCCACGCTGGTCTCTTGGGCCATGTACCCGATGGACTCGCGTACCGACTGGGCCTGCTCGCGCACGTCGAACCCGTTGACCCGAACCTCGCCGCCGGTCGGTTTCAACAGGGTCGCCAGCATCTTGATGGTGGTCGTCTTGCCCGCGCCGTTCGGCCCGAGGAAGCCGAAGAACTCGCCCTCGGGAACCGTGAGGTCCACGCTCCGTACGGCCTCGGTTCCGTCGCTGTACGTCAGCGAGACGTCGCTCGCGGCTATCGCGTCCCTCGACTCGGTGGCTGTCTCCGTGTCCATAGTTCTCCTCGGTGTCGAGAGTCGGTCGGCCGACTCCGCGCACCACTCGTCATCCCATAGGAACGCGAGGAAAATATACGTGGGCGTCGAAGAGTCCGTCCTCGCAAATCAGGGCCGTTCGACCGCGACCGACTCGCCGCGCTCGGCGCTCTCGTACAGTGCGTCGATGGTGGCCGTGTTCCGGACCGCTTCGTCGGCGTCGGTCCGGGGTTGTTCGCCCGATTCGACGCACGCCGCGAAGCGTTCGACCTCCAGTCGGTACTGGTCGGTCGGGTCGAACGTCTCGACCGCGCGGCGACCGTCCACCTCGTACTCGAGTTCGACGCCCTCGTCGCCGCGCGGGACGAACGCCTCGCGCGCTTCGAGCCAGCCGCCTTCGGTCTCGACGCGGTACCACTGCGCGTCGTCGGTCTCGAACCCGCAGGAGATTTCGGCGGTCGCGCCGCCGTCGTACTCCAGCACGCCCGCCAGCTTCGTGTCCACGCCGTGGTCGCCCGCGTCGTGGGTCGTCGCGTACGCGCGGTCGGGCTCTCCGAGGAAGAGGCGGGCCGAGCTGACCGCGTAACAGCCCACGTCCATCAGGCTCCCGCCCGCGAGGTCCGGGTCGAGGCGGACGTTCTCGGGGTCGTCCATGGGGAACTGGAAGCCGGCTTTCACCGACCGGACCTCGCCCAACTCCTCGCGGACGAGTTCGGCGGCGCGCTCGGTTCTGGGGTGATAGCGGTACATGAACGCCTCCATCAGGGTGACGCCCCGGTCCGCGCAGTAGTCGCCGACTTCGCGGGCCTCCTCGGCATCGACCGCGAGCGGTTTCTCGCAGAGGACGTGCAGGCCGGCGTCGGCGGCTCGCTTCGTCCACTCGGCGTGGAGCGCGTTCGGAAGCGGGTTGTACACCGCGTCCAACTCGTCGTCCGCGAGCAGTTCCTCGTAGGAGCCGTAGGCCCGCGGAATTCCGAACTCGTCGGCGAACGCGTCCGCCGACGCCGCGTCGCGCGACGCGACCGCGAGGAGGTCGTGGTCGGTGTTCCGAATCGCGGGGACGACCGCCGCGCGTCCGATGTTGGCCGTGCTGAGGACGCCGAAGTTCATGCTCGACACGTCGTCCGCCCGCCGGAAAAAATCACACCTCGACCGTCCGCGAGACCCACCCCGTCGCCCCGCTCGGGAAGGGTTGGGCGAACTCCTCGGGTTGCAGGTTCCCCTCGCCGTCCGTCGCGCGGACGACCACCTCGTGGTCGCCCGGCTCGGCGTCCCACGCGTAGCGCCACTGTCGCCACACGTCCTCGCCCGCCAGCGGTTTCGAGAGGTCCGCGTCCGCCCACGTCTCGCCCCCGTCGGTCGAGACCTCCACTTTCCGGATTCCTCGCGTGCCCGCGTAGGCGTGGCCCGCCACTTCGATTCGCTCGGCCGTTGGCGATTCCGCCGACTCGTCGGCGGAATCGCCGGGCGTATCGTCGCTTGCGTCGTCCGGTCGGTTCACGGCGTGGAGTTTGGCGACGGTGTTGACCGGCCCGGTGCCGTGCCAGCCGCGCTTCTCCCAGTAGCCCTGATGTTCCTCGTCCAACACCTCGATTTCGGAGACCCACTTGACGTTTATCTCGCCCCAGTGGCCCGGTACGAGGAGCCTCACGGGGTAGCCGTGCCCGCGGGGGAGTCGCCGCCCGTTCATCCCGACGGCGAGGAACGACTCTTCGAGCGCACCGAGCGGGAACTCCTGATAGTAGCCGTCCACGGCCCGAACCAGCACGCAGCAGGCCCCGGAGCCGCGTGGAGTCGCCTCGTCGAGCAGGTCGCGCACGGGCACGCCGGTCCAGACCGCGGTGTCCATCTTCCGCCCGTTGAGCGCCTCGCCGACGCACCGCAGCGTGACGAACCGGTTTTCGACGGTCGTCGCGGTCAACTCCTCGAAATCGAGCGTCAGGCTCGTTTCGACTTCGCCCGTCACCGAGAGGTCCCACTTGCCGTCGCTCGGGTTCGGGTTCACGTTGTTCACGTCCACCTCGTAGAACTCGTCGGTCGGCGTCACGAGTCCCGACAGCCCCGAGACGCCGAGCGACCGCTCGGTTGCGCGAGCGAGCATGTCGTCGGCCTCGCGCTGAACCGCCTCGCTCGTCACGTCCGCGACGGGGCCGGGTTCGACGCCCGTGATGTCCGCGCCGCGGTACGCCGAGAACCCCGCGAACCCGGCGACCGCGCCGAGCGCGGCGAGCACCTTCCGTCGGGAGGTCGAGACGCGCGAACGGCGACCGTCGCGGCCGACCGCCCACCCGCGTTCGCCGACCGCGAGGACCGCGGCCACCGGTCCCGCGACGGCGAGCGACGCCTTCGGTGCGCCGGTCGCCGCGATGGTGAGAAGCCAACTCGCCACGCCGCCGGCCGCGACCGACGTGTAGGGGACTTCCGAGCGACCGCCGACTCGGACCGCGCCGAACGCGACGCCGGCGAGGATGCCCGCGGTGAGCGCCAGCGCGACGCCCAACGCGAGGCGGTGGCCCCAGTCGCCGAGACCGCGAATCGCGGCCGTCGTCACGACGCCGGGCGTGAAGTCCACGACGAGCGCGGCCACCGGCGCGACGACGAACTCGGGCGTCCGCCCCGCGACGGCGAACGACCCTGCGACTCCACAGACGCCGGCGCTCGCGGCCGTCGCGGTCTCCGCGTGCGAAACGTTCACGTCCGCAGTTATCGGCGGACGGACATAGCAGTTGGGTCGCAGACCGACCTCGTTGGTGGTCGAGGCGGGGATTCGCGCCGACCCGATTCCTAAAATATCGGAGCTAAGAGCGGTCGAAAGTAACAAAAGCCAATGATTAAACCGCACGCGCTAAAACATCGAGATATGCAACGACGAGCCGCGACGGTGTACGGCGTCCTCTTTCTCGTCATCGCCGCTGGGTCCTACTCGCTCATCGGCGTCGCCCAAGAGCCGGGCATCGACCTGGAAGGGGAGACCTACACCGAGAACGACACGCTGACCGTCGGCGGACTGGAGTACACGGTCGCCTCGGTCGGCGACGGAGAGGGAACGCTGGAACGGGTCAACCAGTCGGCGCGCTACACCGCGACGTGGGCGAACAACACGACCGCGCAGCTAGACAACACGACCTATCGGGTCCTCATCCCGAACCGGACCGACCCCAGTCAGTTCACCCTCCGCGAGGAGTTCAACCTGAGCGAGAACGTCTCGACCGTCACGCAGGGCGGCACGGAGTACGTCGTCGTCAACCGGAGCGACGGCAATCGCTCGCTCGTGCCGGTCGACGAGTACAAGCGCCAGCAGTTCGGCGAACCCGAGACGCGCCAGTTCTCCGAGGGCCAGACCTTCCAGCTCGCGGGCAACCAGACCACCGTCTCGAACGTCACCAGAGAGGAGGCGCTCCTGACGTGGACCGCACCCCGGACGGTCTCGACCTCGTTCGCCGAGGGCGAGAACGTCACGCTCGGTCCTGCGGACGGCGGCCAGCAGTTCGTCGCGCACTTCCCCGCGAACGATACCGTCCAACTCTCGCCCAACCCACCCGAGTATCAGTCGCAGGTCAGCGAGATCAACCACTTCAACGAGCGCATCGCGGGACTCTGGGGCATCACCATCCTCAGCGTCCTGACGGTCGTCCTGCTGTTCGGTCTCGCCTTCCTGCCGAACAAGTAGTCCCGCACCCGATTCGGTTCGATTTTTCGCCGTCGCGTAGTCGAGAAGGAGCGTTACTTGCGCGCCAGCCACGCCAGCCCCGCGCCGACGACGATGGCGGCGACTGCGCCGAGTCCCTGTCCGACCATCAGGAGCGCGCCGCCGGACTTGTGGGCCCACGGCGTGCCGGCGATGGTCGCGATACCGATGAGGACGAGCAGGACGCCGAAACCGATTCCGAGCGGTTCGAGTCTGTCCGCGTTCGCTGTAGCCATGGTTGGTCTGTCCGGACGCGTCGGGTTAACTGTTGTTGAAACGACCGACCGAGACCGCCGGCGAGAATAGCGCGACGGTCGAGACTCACACGACAGTCGAAAATAGCGCGACGGCGGTCAGTCGCGCTTGCGCGGACTGTCCAACTCGATGTCGGCCTCCTCCAGCAGGTCTTCGACTTCCTCGCGCTTCTCCTGGTGTTCCGCGAGGAACTCCTTCATCAACTGGGCGGCCTGCTCCTTGCAGTCGCCACAGAGCCGTTCGCCGCCGACGCACTCGTCGTAGACTTCCTTGGCGAACTCGTCGTCGTCGCCCGCCAGCAGGTAGGCGTACAGTTCGTACACCGGACACTCGTCGGCCCGCCCGCCGAGTTCGCGCTGTTTCTCGGCGGTCTCCCGGCCGCCGGTGGTCGCGGCCTTCACCTTGTCGTAGCCGTCTTCGGGGTCGTCCAGCAGGCTGATGTGGCTCGCCGGGACCGACGACGACATCTTCCCGCCGGTAAGTCCGGTCATGAACCGGTGGTAGAGCGACGAAGGCGCGACGAAGCCGTAGCCGCCGTGGTCCAGTTCGACATCGCGGGCCAACTCCTCGGCCGCATCGCGCGAGAGGTCGAAGGCGTCGATGTGCTCGTCGAAGACGCGCTTCTCGCCCTCCACGGCGTCGATGAGCGCGCCGAAGGCCTCCTCGGTCGCGTTCCGGTCGAGGAACCGTACGCGCGGTCGGAGCGGTTCTTTGCCCGCTTCCCGGAGTTTCGACACTACGCTCTCGCGGGCGTCGTCGGGCGTCACTTCCTCGGCCAACCAATCGGCGGCGTCCTCGCACCGGACCACGCCGTCGCTCTCCTCGGCTTCGTCGGCGAGCGCGGCGTGCGCGGCCGCGAGCAGTTCGCGCTCCGCTTCGTCGGCCTCGAAGCTCGCGTACGCCTTCGTCACGCCGAAGTAGCCCATCCGGGCCGCGAGGTCACGCGCGAGGCGGACGTGGGGGTCCTGGTCGGGACCGACTGGGATGACGGTCGGCTTGGGTTCGTCCAGTTGCGGGTAGAGGATGTCGGCCATCTGGGTTACGACGCTCTGCATGTGCGAGACGCTGGTCTCGCCCGAGAAGCCGTAGATGTTCTCCAGTTCCGAGAAGTTGGCTTCCGACCCCAACTCGAAGGCCAGGTCCTGCACCTCGCGGTCGCCCGACTGTCGGTAGAGAGTGCCCTCCTCCGGGTCGAATCCGAGCGCGAGCAGGCTCAGCAGGTAGTCGCGGGCGTGTTCGTCTATCTCGTCCCACGATAGCCCGCGGGCGCTGTGGGCTTCGAGGTCGGCGATGAGCGCGTAGGCGTCGCCGCCCTGCCGTTGGTGCCAGATTATCTCGTCGAACACCAGCTTGTGCCCGATGTGGGGGTCGCCGGTCGGCATGAACCCCGAGAGCGCGGCGAACGGTTCGTCGTTCACCATCGCGTCGGCGACCCGGCGGTAGTCGCGGTGGCCGAAGATGACGCCCCGCCGCATGAGGTAGTGGGGGTCGGGCACCTCCGGCAGGACCTCCTCGAACTCCTCGATGCCGAACTCCTCGAACAGCTTCCGGTAGTCGGCGATGGTCGCCGACCCCCACGGGTCGAGCGTCGTTTCGTCCTCGCCGCTCGCGGCGGTGCCCCCGTCGGGCACGGCCCGACGACCCGCTGACTCTGACCCCGACTCGTCCGACTCGGTGCCCTCGTCGGGAAGCGTTTCCGGCGCTGTACTCTTTCGCCCGTCCGCTCGGTCGCGGTCCGTATCTCGTGTCATAGTATCAGTTACGGGGTCAATCGACCCACGGAAATCCAGTCGGTTATCTCTTCGTTCGGGCCTACGAGCGCAAAAATCATCCGTTTTCGGACCCCGTGGGCGAGGCGCACGTCCAACGCGAGGTCCCGCGGCGAGAAGATGTGGTCGGTCGGAAGCACCCGGACGAGACACTCCGAGTGGCCCAACTCCTCGACCGACTCTACGTCGGCGTAGGTCCGGAAGTCCGACCCGAACTTGAACCCGGTCTTGGGGACCATCCCGCGCTCTCGGAGCGCACGGTAGACCCGGAGTCGGCGGTCGAACCGCTCGCCTTCGACCTCGCGGCCGTGTTCGCGGACGGTCTCGGTTTCGGGGTCGTCCGTTCGACCGCCCAACGAGAGGACGCCCTCGTCGGCGAGGTACGCCGCTTCGACCAGCG
Protein-coding sequences here:
- a CDS encoding Gfo/Idh/MocA family protein, with translation MNFGVLSTANIGRAAVVPAIRNTDHDLLAVASRDAASADAFADEFGIPRAYGSYEELLADDELDAVYNPLPNALHAEWTKRAADAGLHVLCEKPLAVDAEEAREVGDYCADRGVTLMEAFMYRYHPRTERAAELVREELGEVRSVKAGFQFPMDDPENVRLDPDLAGGSLMDVGCYAVSSARLFLGEPDRAYATTHDAGDHGVDTKLAGVLEYDGGATAEISCGFETDDAQWYRVETEGGWLEAREAFVPRGDEGVELEYEVDGRRAVETFDPTDQYRLEVERFAACVESGEQPRTDADEAVRNTATIDALYESAERGESVAVERP
- a CDS encoding tryptophan--tRNA ligase; the protein is MTRDTDRDRADGRKSTAPETLPDEGTESDESGSESAGRRAVPDGGTAASGEDETTLDPWGSATIADYRKLFEEFGIEEFEEVLPEVPDPHYLMRRGVIFGHRDYRRVADAMVNDEPFAALSGFMPTGDPHIGHKLVFDEIIWHQRQGGDAYALIADLEAHSARGLSWDEIDEHARDYLLSLLALGFDPEEGTLYRQSGDREVQDLAFELGSEANFSELENIYGFSGETSVSHMQSVVTQMADILYPQLDEPKPTVIPVGPDQDPHVRLARDLAARMGYFGVTKAYASFEADEAERELLAAAHAALADEAEESDGVVRCEDAADWLAEEVTPDDARESVVSKLREAGKEPLRPRVRFLDRNATEEAFGALIDAVEGEKRVFDEHIDAFDLSRDAAEELARDVELDHGGYGFVAPSSLYHRFMTGLTGGKMSSSVPASHISLLDDPEDGYDKVKAATTGGRETAEKQRELGGRADECPVYELYAYLLAGDDDEFAKEVYDECVGGERLCGDCKEQAAQLMKEFLAEHQEKREEVEDLLEEADIELDSPRKRD
- a CDS encoding ABC transporter permease — encoded protein: MSTETDEGTAGPTIAPGETGGGERGFGTDVWVNFKRWNLKAVRNPFVLTASLIQPVVFLVLFTQVFGRVATGAISRGGATITYESFLLPAIVIQVSLVAAATSGIGLVNDIEEGMFEKVLVSPMNRAAVFLGKTLAEMLRITVQILIILGLGVLLGANVVTGIGGALAIVVVGIVFAGWFTAFSNVVALVTRDQESTIIGANILQFPLLFVSSAFLPVELLPDWIQIISDFNPVTYGVNAARTLVIDGWVWQTILPNVGVLVGLDLVLGAFAVYMLNRASSSEVQ
- a CDS encoding molybdopterin-dependent oxidoreductase, whose product is MNVSHAETATAASAGVCGVAGSFAVAGRTPEFVVAPVAALVVDFTPGVVTTAAIRGLGDWGHRLALGVALALTAGILAGVAFGAVRVGGRSEVPYTSVAAGGVASWLLTIAATGAPKASLAVAGPVAAVLAVGERGWAVGRDGRRSRVSTSRRKVLAALGAVAGFAGFSAYRGADITGVEPGPVADVTSEAVQREADDMLARATERSLGVSGLSGLVTPTDEFYEVDVNNVNPNPSDGKWDLSVTGEVETSLTLDFEELTATTVENRFVTLRCVGEALNGRKMDTAVWTGVPVRDLLDEATPRGSGACCVLVRAVDGYYQEFPLGALEESFLAVGMNGRRLPRGHGYPVRLLVPGHWGEINVKWVSEIEVLDEEHQGYWEKRGWHGTGPVNTVAKLHAVNRPDDASDDTPGDSADESAESPTAERIEVAGHAYAGTRGIRKVEVSTDGGETWADADLSKPLAGEDVWRQWRYAWDAEPGDHEVVVRATDGEGNLQPEEFAQPFPSGATGWVSRTVEV
- a CDS encoding 5-formyltetrahydrofolate cyclo-ligase, which produces MDKQDLRERIWDHLEAEGIARFPFPPHDRIPNFAGGDDAADRLAETDEWEAADAIKANPDAPQLPVRRRALREGKTVYMAVPRLRDEKPFYELDPAAIPPDEYDSAPTISHVESYAQQVAPEEVAAIDLVVSGSVAVTAAGARVGKGEGYSDLEYAVLRELDLVGAETPIATTVHDSQVVADEVTVEAHDVPMDLVVTPTETFRTDTEFERPSGVFRDDLSAERIAEIPVLDERRD
- a CDS encoding ABC transporter ATP-binding protein, which encodes MDTETATESRDAIAASDVSLTYSDGTEAVRSVDLTVPEGEFFGFLGPNGAGKTTTIKMLATLLKPTGGEVRVNGFDVREQAQSVRESIGYMAQETSVDTELTARENVRFACEAYGVPRSERAERIEELLELADLADVADKRADDFSGGMKKRLDAATALVHRPPLVFLDEPTTGLDPKARNRLWEYFRRINEQGTTIFLTTQYLEEADQLCDRIAVILDGEIVATGSPAELKRQVGGELLDIEIDGGEAARERAAAVARSSGVFDEASVEVTEEGLTVTARNARTYGTDLLVALRDEGLTVTGFNVRAPTLDDVFLAITGEELAESADDAAVDAEVVR